A window from Telopea speciosissima isolate NSW1024214 ecotype Mountain lineage chromosome 8, Tspe_v1, whole genome shotgun sequence encodes these proteins:
- the LOC122672297 gene encoding uncharacterized mitochondrial protein AtMg00810-like gives MTNEFNALMHNGTWMLAPLRNDMKVVGCKWVFRTKQKADGTLTAISKRWPVLQLDVQNAFQHGDLKEDVYIKQHRALLTQLFQLMFARYKMGTIYILIYMEDIILIGSSDALLRQFLQKVGMAFLVKDLGRLHYFLGINVEWMNDGIILCQEQYIQNLLQRTKMLDCKPVSTPAATSSSLCQFGGEPMADPTKYRSVVGALQYATLTRLDIQYVVNSNAKIELSAFSDTDWAGSPDDRKSTGGYAIFLGNNIISWSSKKQSTVARSSIEAEYKALANATVEVT, from the exons ATGACAAATGAGTTCAATGCGTTAATGCACAATGGAACTTGGATGCTTGCGCCACTACGTAATGATATGAAGGTGGTcggttgcaaatgggtctttcgCACAAAGCAAAAGGCTGATGGCACCCTGAcag CTATTTCTAAGAGATGGCCAGTGCTGCAACTAGATGTGCAAAATGCTTTTCAACATGGTGATCTAAAGGAGGATGTCTATATAAAGCAGCACCGGGCTTTACTGACCCAACTTTTCCAGCTCATGTTTGCAAGATAT AAAATGGGCACAATATATATCTTGATTTATATGGAAGACATAATTTTGATTGGGAGTAGTGATGCTTTACTCCGACAGTTTTTGCAAAAAGTGGGCATGGCTTTTTTAGTCAAAGACTTAGGAAGACTTCATTACTTCTTAGGAATCAACGTTGAATGGATGAATGATGGGATCATCTTGTGCCAAGAGCAATACATTCAAAATCTTCTCCAACGTACAAAGATGCTCGACTGTAAACCAGTTTCAACACCGGCAGCCACCTCCTCAAGCCTCTGTCAATTTGGTGGGGAGCCCATGGCGGATCCAACAAAATATAGAAGTGTAGTGGGTGCACTCCAATATGCCACCTTGACAAGACTAGATATACAATATGTGGTGAACAG CAATGCAAAGATTGAACTATCAGCCTTCTCTGACACTGATTGGGCAGGTAGTCCAGATGATAGAAAATCAACTGGTGGATATGCAATATTTCTTGGTAACAATATCATCTCCTGGAGTTCAAAGAAACAATCAACAGTTGCAAGATCTAGCATAGAAGCTGAGTATAAGGCATTAGCAAATGCCACTGTAGAAGTGACTTAG